A portion of the Betta splendens chromosome 2, fBetSpl5.4, whole genome shotgun sequence genome contains these proteins:
- the LOC114868415 gene encoding tripartite motif-containing protein 16-like, protein MAQQGNVKDRVKLCCSICLDLLKHPVTIPCGHNYCRSCIKSFWNEDEKKPDSCPQCRQTFTSRPALVKNTMLAELVEELRKTALSDPAADPSCTEPEDVTCDLCPGSKMKAIKSCLVCLASYCGQHLQPHYDCPTFRKHKLVEASFRLQETICSRHNEVMKIFCRTDQQCICYLCSMDEHKGHDAVSAAAERTEKEKELSERRQKIQQRIQDREKRMKALQREVETVSRDADKAVQDTEHRFKQLIHAIERRMSDVEMQIRSRQKAKVCQVEELQEKLEQEISELKRRSSDLEKLSHTEDHTWFLCSYTSRSAGQAAGLLCTKTNQLLDFKDVIADVTAARDKMLNVLSGKWLQAELRNRADFLKHSCQITLDPNTPNTFLALSEGNRKVTYNNKNGPYPYHPHRFVRISQVLSKEELSGRCYWEVERSRDATVAVAYGSMRRSGNFNGRVFGHNEKSWALHCNTTYTFLHNNISKSFCGPASSRIGVYLDHSAGVLCFYSVGDTMTLLHRVQTRFTEPLHAGLGLSECNGDAAELCELTDYDRKPEQQ, encoded by the coding sequence ATGGCGCAGCAAGGAAATGTGAAagacagggtgaaactctgctgtTCCATCTGTTTGGACCTACTCAAGCATCCGGTGACCATCCCCTGTGGACACAACTACTGCAGGAGCTGCATTAAGAGCTTCTGGAACGAGGATGAGAAGAAACCCGACAGCTGTCCTCAGTGTCGGCAGACTTTCACCAGCAGACCAGCGCTGGTGAAGAACACCATGTTGGCAGAGttagtggaggagctgaggaagactGCACTCAGCGATCCTGCAGCTGATCCCAGCTGCACGGAACCTGAGgatgtgacctgtgacctctgCCCTGGGAGCAAGATGAAAGCCATCAAGTCCTGCCTGGTCTGTCTGGCCTCATACTGTGGGCAGCATCTGCAGCCGCACTATGACTGTCCTACTTTTAGGAAACATAAACTTGTTGAAGCCTCCTTCAGGCTCCAGGAGACCATCTGCTCCCGTCACAATGAGGTGATGAAGATTTTCTGCCGCACTGATCAACAGTGCATCTGTTACCTCTGCTCCATGGACGAACACAAAGGCCACGACGccgtttctgctgcagcagagaggacggAGAAGGAAAAGGAGCTCAGCGAAAGAAGGCAGAAAATCCAGCAGAGAATCCAGGACAGAGAGAAACGCATGAAGGCGCTTCAACGGGAAGTAGAAACCGTCAGTCGCGATGCAGATAAAGCAGTGCAGGACACCGAGCACAGATTTAAGCAGTTGATCCACGCCATTGAGAGAAGAATGTCGGATGTGGAGATGCAGATCAGATCCAGGCAGAAAGCCAAAGTCTGCCAGGTGGAAGAGctccaggagaagctggagcaggagatcagcgagctgaagaggagaagcagcgacCTGGAGAAGCTCTCTCACACAGAAGATCACACCtggttcctctgcagctacacCTCGCGCTCAGCCGGTCAGGCTGCGGGCCTCCTCTGCACGAAGACGAACCAGCTGCTGGACTTTAAGGACGTGATCGCGGACGTGACGGCGGCCAGAGATAAGATGCTGAATGTTCTGAGTGGGAAATGGCTGCAAGCAGAACTGAGGAACAGAGCGGACTTCCTGAAACACTCATGTCAGATCACACTGGATCCAAACACACCCAACACGTTCTTGGCTTTATCTGAGGGCAACAGAAAGGTAACATATAACAACAAAAACGGGCCTTATCCTTATCATCCACACCGGTTCGTCAGAATATCCCAGGTTTTGAGCAAAGAGGAGCTAAGTGgacgctgttactgggaggtggagaggagcagggaCGCTACAGTGGCAGTGGCCTACGGGAGCATGAGGAGGTCAGGGAATTTTAACGGACGGGTTTTTGGACACAACGAGAAGTCGTGGGCATTGCACTGCAACACAACGTACACGTTCCTGCACAACAACATCTCAAAAAGCTTCTGCGGCCCTGCGTCGTCCAGAATAGGCGTGTACCTGGACCACAGCGCAGGCGTTCTGTGCTTCTACAGCGTCGGCGACACCATGACCCTCCTGCACCGAGTCCAGACCAGGTTCACGGAGCCGCTCCACGCCGGGCTGGGTCTGAGCGAGTGCAACGGAGACGCCGCTGAGCTGTGTGAGCTGACAGACTATGACCGCAAGCCTGAGCAGCAGTAG
- the LOC114868197 gene encoding serine/threonine-protein kinase DCLK2-like, with product MSLSKSLELEHFEERDKVRRGRSTRPKRDESAGAGSGSGPSSRGSSLVPSPAHSANCSYYRTRTLQALTSERRAKKVRFYRNGDRYFKGLVYAVSSERFRSYDALLMELTRSLADNLHLPQGVRSIYTIDGSRKVTSMDELVEGECYVCASNEPYRKVDYTKISVPSWKPGAGAGAGGAARSTTASAGVTAGAGARERPEAREGKDFIKPKLVTVIRSGVKPRKAVRILLNKKTAHSFQQVLADITEAIKLDSGAVKRLYTLDGKQITCLQDFFEDDDVFMACGPEKFRYAQDDFVLTHSGKTQAFVNECRGKTARSPAPQKTSKPPSSAGFSASRTPPKGPSRTKSPGAANEAPESQSAGKSPRSSPGTRRSLKVAPRRVSSTDVNGEAEQLEDAAVEVNGNRSVSSSIINEKYKVGKVIGDGNFAVVKECVERSTGQEYALKIIDKARCCGKEHLIENEVAVLRRVRHPSIIQLIEVDETPTQLFLVMELVKGGDLFDAITSSTKYSEHDASAMVFNLAGAIKYLHRMNIVHRDIKPENLLVCEYPDGTKSLKLGDFGLATLVEGPLFTVCGTPTYVAPEIIAETGYGLKVDIWAAGVITYILLCGFPPFRSENNVQEELFDQILRGKLEFPSPDWDPISLPAKMLISQMLQVDVDARFTAEEVLSHSWVTDDAPIDSNTVSSTEDQTSGEMLEPEPEPEAESPVLETKQVPSPLV from the exons ATGTCTCTCAGCAAaagcctggagctggagcactTTGAGGAGCGGGACAAGGTCCGGCGCGGCCGCTCCACGCGGCCGAAGAGGGACGAGTCCGCCGGCGCCGGTTCCGGTTCCGGACCCAGCTCCAGAGGCAGCAGCCTGGTGCCCAGCCCCGCCCACAGCGCCAACTGCAGCTACTACCGGACCCGGACCCTGCAGGCGCTCACCTCGGAGAGACGGGCCAAGAAGGTCCGCTTCTACCGCAACGGCGACCGCTACTTCAAGGGCCTGGTTTACGCCGTGTCCAGCGAGCGGTTCCGCTCCTACGACGcgctgctgatggagctgacGCGCTCGCTGGCCGACAACCTGCACCTGCCGCAGGGCGTCCGCAGCATCTACACTATCGACGGCAGCAGGAAGGTCACCAGCATGGACGAGCTggtggaag GCGAGTGCTACGTCTGTGCCTCCAACGAGCCGTACCGGAAGGTCGACTACACCAAGATCTCCGTCCCGTCCTGGAaacccggcgccggcgccggagcgggcggcgccgcccggTCCACCACGGCGTCCGCCGGCGTgacggccggcgccggcgccaggGAGCGGCCCGAGGCCCGCGAGGGCAAGGACTTCATCAAACCCAAGCTGGTGACGGTGATCCGCAGCGGCGTGAAGCCCCGCAAGGCGGTGCGGATCCTGCTCAACAAGAAGACGGCCCACTCCTTCCAGCAGGTGCTGGCCGACATCACCGAGGCCATCAAGCTGGACTCCGGCGCCGTCAAGAGGCTCTACACGCTGGACGGGAAGCAG atcaCGTGTCTGCAGGACTTCTTTGAGGATGACGACGTGTTCATGGCCTGTGGGCCCGAGAAGTTCCGCTACGCTCAGGACGACTTCGTGCTCACACACAGCGGGAAAACGCAGGCTTTCGTCAACG AGTGCAGAGGCAAAACAGCCCGTTCACCTGCTCCTCAGAAGACGTCCAAGCCTCCCAGCAGCGCCGGCTTCTCCGCCTCCAGGACTCCACCCAAAGGCCCGTCCAGAACCAAGTCCCCGGGAGCAG CCAACGAGGCCCCAGAGTCGCAGTCTGCTGGGAAGTCGCCCAGGTCCAGTCCTGGGACGCGGCGCAGCCTCAAG GTGGCTCCTCGTCGCGTCTCCTCCACAGACGTGAACGGAGAAGCGGAGCAGCTGGAAGACGCCGCTGTTGAAG TCAATGGGAATCGATCAGTTTCCTCCTCGATCATCAATGAAAAGTACAAAGTTGGGAAAGTGATCGGTGACGGGAACTTTGCTGTGGTGAAGGAGTGTGTGGAGCG GTCGACGGGACAGGAATACGCCCTGAAGATCATCGACAAGGCGCGGTGCTGCGGGAAG gagcaCCTGATAGAGAACGAGGTGGCCGTGCTGCGCAGGGTGCGACATCCCAGCATCATCCAGCTGATTGAGGTGGATGAAACGCCCACTCAGCTGTTCCTGGTCATGGAGCTCGTCAAG GGAGGCGACCTGTTCGACGCCATCACCTCCTCCACAAAGTACAGCGAGCACGACGCCAGCGCCATGGTGTTCAACCTGGCTGGAGCCATCAAGTACCTGCACCGGATGAACATCGTGCACCGCGACATCAAGCCCGAGAACCTGCTG GTGTGCGAGTATCCGGACGGAACCAAGTCGCTGAAGCTGGGCGACTTTGGCCTGGCCACGCTGGTGGAGGGTCCACTCTTCACGGTCTGTGGGACGCCGACATATGTAGCTCCAGAGATCATCGCGGAGACGGG ataTGGTCTGAAGGTGGACATCTGGGCCGCTGGAGTCATCACCTACATCCTGCTGTGTGGATTCCCTCCATTCAGAAG TGAGAACAACGTCCAGGAGGAGCTGTTTGATCAGATCCTCAGAGGGAAGCTGGAGTTCCCGTCCCCGGACTGGGACCCCATCAGCCTGCCAGCCAAG ATGCTGATCAGTCAGATGCTGCAGGTGGATGTAGATGCTCGTTTCACTGCCGAGGAGGTTCTGTCTCACTCCTGGGTGACG GATGATGCTCCGATAGACTCCAACACTGTGAGCAGCACCGAAGACCAAACCAGTGGAGAAATgctagaaccagaaccagaaccagaagcagaaTCACCAGTTCTAGAAACCAAACAAGTTCCCTCACCTCTAGTCTAG
- the LOC114867864 gene encoding SH3 domain-containing protein 19-like isoform X1, with product MAEARSEEEEENMMRDTREQVVRRPPNRDRPDRRKPEQRHSQGPLSSIRAVIKRTSNRSTSQSETSRDRDRERERERDRDRRRPEITILSAEPLPSTAWFPGASAGIPPPPPPAAQIWGATIPPAIQPPPSYEEVIKEKRQEQASLPSLAPSSSSSHPGSTITIATQTDPGSDPGRLNSQVGRPVRPSRPPLPCPPRSSHVDNNSSIASQLTLTPSDTNSVVPDTPLETVTNPSAHTQCCDPLNDLCLPLTSKCAQTEQLAPVCVEAPSTTSSDVVLERPRPRPRSKLGIQRMSNEVKVQTLVKLREDGLATLAARAAGDTTNQEANQGKYLHELLEAFSSDDWGFPEQHSDGSENSQSESEEDEEDMAALKARIQAFEQQQQQPVADGNSDKELSVTKRPEPRPRPRLHPTKSAPPSIAPKPQTFSPTPKPSSQVWEDRALTSDPGVTETLKTTETAYIGVDPAAETSASSALKEATAPVPEPGKSNEKPAVAPKPQSVETIPSSSPAPVPAPRPPPPKLTPTSSTVNPKPPPRPTVAPRVSVGSPHQDKGAAAEQPGPTLPPRPSMEVSRGGSNEVQDKATSTVKSGSGRPLILNKPTVLSSPRRVSAPALSPKPTGAPPAPPDPNPVPNKPAAFAQVTASKPSGPVVALDPGIKPVTPACGPAPALRKGPVIQTKPEATNPVNATEPPLPPRPSSGKFLPLRPPPIKSIPGRPPPPAFNSTSSPVCPASKGSPPTSTSPASQPSQTRSSSPSSTKQNQKAPKKGPPLPPRPKPGHPLYTSYAKQEVLIVLDDPTLEPSEQTSDEGKSQSTVTPLISQSQCLLDLDIQPVPLPSPDSPSKPALEDLNLSDSQSILPVDSAEQKEQPDCPTVSGPRCEALFDYEGEEDDELTFSQGDVIALLEHISEEWGRGEIHGQIGIFPLNFTKVVERLPQPVSSPEETTESTSASTELVEGSAPKTMEQPVSETEEWVVALFDFTGQTTEDLSFHKGAVIHVLEHIDAEWRRGRLEGREGLYPVAFTQPCSVQPVPHQQPLGMAKALFDFTAESDDELTLKVGDIITQVEPMDEQWVLGAVGGKHGIIPKSYISLL from the exons ATCGTCCTGACAGACGTAAGCCAGAGCAACGTCACAG CCAAGGTCCTCTCTCCTCGATCAGAGCAGTCATCAAGAGAA CCTCTAACAGGTCAACTTCTCAGTCTGAGACATCCAGagacagagatagagagagagaaagggagagagacagagacagaag ACGACCGGAGATCACCATCCTGTCTGCAGAGCCTCTGCCCTCTACAGCCTGGTTTCCTGGAGCATCTGCAGGAatcccacctccccctcctcctgctgcacagaTCTGGGGAGCCACAATCCCTCCTGCCATACAG cctcctccttcctATGAGGAGGTGATCAAAGAGAAGAGGCAGGAGCAAGCTTCTCTTCCCTCATTAGccccatcctcttcctcatcccaTCCAGGTTCTACCATAACAATTGCCACCCAAACAGACCCAGGAAGTGACCCAGGTCGTCTAAATTCACAAG TGGGACGACCAGTGAGACCATCACGGCCGCCTCTGCCTTGCCCTCCCAGATCATCTCATGTTgataacaacagcagcatcgCCAGCCAGTTGACCCTCACGCCCAGTGACACCAACAGCGTGGTACCAGACACACCCCTTGAGACGGTCACTAAcccctctgcacacacacaatgctgtgACCCCCTCAATGACCTTTGTTTACCTTTGACTTCAAAATGTGCTCAGACTGAGCAGttggctcctgtttgtgtggaaGCTCCTTCTACAACTTCATCTGATGTTGTATTGGAGCGGCCAAGGCCACGCCCTCGTTCTAAGCTTGGTATTCAGCGAATGAGCAACGAGGTCAAAGTTCAGACTTTGGTGAAATTGCGTGAGGATGGTTTAGCTACACTAGCAGCCCGTGCAGCAGGTGACACGACAAACCAAGAAGCGAATCAGGGGAAGTACCTGCATGAACTACTCGAAGCCTTCAGCTCAGACGACTGGGGCTTCCCTGAGCAGCACAGTGACGGCAGTGAgaacagccaatcagagagtgaggaagacgaggaggacatGGCAGCTCTAAAAGCAAGGATACAAGcctttgagcagcagcagcagcagccggtggcTGATGGGAACAGTGATAAAGAATTATCAGTCACAAAGAGGCCTGAACcacgtcctcgtcctcgccTTCATCCCACTAAATCTGCTCCGCCCAGCATCGCCCCAAAACCCCAAACCTTTTCTCCTACCCCCAAACCATCCAGCCAGGTGTGGGAAGATAGagccctgacctctgaccctggtGTCACTGAGACATTGAAAACAACTGAAACCGCGTATATAGGTGTagatcctgctgcagaaacatcaGCCTCTTCTGCCCTAAAAGAAGCTACTGCTCCAGTACCAGAACCCGGCAAATCTAATGAAAAACCCGCTGTAGCACCAAAGCCCCAGTCTGTAGAAACCATCCCTTCTAGTTCCCCTGCTCCTGTCCCAGCACCCCGGCCTCCACCACCCAAGCTTACTCCGACTTCCTCCACTGTCAACCCCAAACCTCCACCTAGACCAACAGTTGCCCCCAGGGTCAGCGTGGGGTCACCACACCAGGATAagggtgcagcagcagagcaaccTGGCCCCACTCTGCCCCCAAGACCCTCAATGGAGGTCAGCAGAGGTGGAAGTAATGAGGTGCAGGACAAGGCAACCAGCACTG TGAAAAGTGGAAGTGGTCGTCCACTCATTCTGAACAAGCCGACAGTGCTGTCCTCACCACGCAGAGTTAGcg ctccagctctgagcCCCAAACCCACTGGAGCTCCACCTGCGCCTCCAGACCCGAACCCAGTCCCAAACAAACCTGCAGCTTTTGCCCAAGTCACAGCCTCTAAACCTTCAGGACCAGTTGTTGCTCTAGACCCAGGCATCAAACCTGTAACTCCAGCGTGTGGTCCTGCTCCAGCTTTAAGGAAAGGTCCTGTGATTCAGACCAAACCTGAAGCCACAAACCCGGTGAACGCCACAGAGCCACCGCTTCCTCCTCG GCCTTCAAGTGGGAAATTCCTCCCACTTCGTCCTCCACCAATTAAGTCCATCCCTGGACGACCACCGCCTCCAGCCTTTAACTCCACTTCAAGCCCAGTTTGTCCTGCTTCCAAAGGCAGCCCTCCAACCTCGACTTCTCCAGCCAGTCAGCCTTCACAGACCAGGtcatcttcaccttcatcaACTAAGCAAAATCAGAAGGCACCAAAGAAGGGCCCCCCACTGCCCCCACGCCCTAAACCTGGACACCCGCTTTACACCAGCTACGCA aaacaggaagtcctgaTCGTTCTGGATgaccccaccctggagccatcAGAGCAAACATCAGATGAAGGAAAGAGTCAAAGCACTGTCACTCCACTCATCAGTCAATCACAGTGTCTTCTGGACCTGGACATCCAGCCAGTGCCTCTGCCCAGTCCAGACAGCCCATCCAAACCTGCCTTGGAGGATCTCAACCTGTCAGACTCCCAG TCCATCCTGCCTGTTGACTCAGCTGAGCAGAAAGAACAGCCAGACTGCCCTACTGTCAG TGGTCCTCGGTGTGAGGCCCTGTTTGACtatgagggggaggaggatgacgagCTCACCTTCTCCCAGGGCGATGTCATTGCACTTCTTGAGCACATCAGTGAAGAGTGGGGGCGGGGTGAGATCCATGGTCAAATCGGAATATTTCCTCTGAACTTCACCAAAGTGGTGGAGAGACTCCCACAGCCTGTGTCATCACCGGAGGAAACAACAGAAAGCACATCTGCTAGTACAGAGCTGGTAGAAGGTTCCG CACCAAAGACAATGGAGCAGCCAGTCTCAGAG ACAGAAGAGTGGGTGGTTGCCCTGTTCGACTTCACTGGACAGACTACAGAGGATCTGTCTTTCCACAAGGGGGCGGTGATCCATGTGTTAGAGCACATCGatgcagagtggaggagaggaaggctgGAGGGTAGAGAGGGCCTTTACCCCGTTGCCTTCACTCAGCCCTGCTCAG ttcagccagtTCCCCACCAGCAGCCACTGGGAATGGCAAAGGCTCTGTTTGACTTCACAGCAGAGAGTGATGATGAGCTCACACTAAAG GTTGGGGACATCATAACACAGGTGGAGCCGATGGATGAGCAGTGGGTTTTAGGAGCTGTGGGCGGGAAGCACGGGATTATACCGAAGAGCTACATTTCACTTCTCTGA
- the LOC114867864 gene encoding SH3 domain-containing protein 19-like isoform X2: MAEARSEEEEENMMRDTREQVVRRPPNRDRPDRRKPEQRHSQGPLSSIRAVIKRTSNRSTSQSETSRDRDRERERERDRDRRRPEITILSAEPLPSTAWFPGASAGIPPPPPPAAQIWGATIPPAIQPPPSYEEVIKEKRQEQASLPSLAPSSSSSHPGSTITIATQTDPGSDPGRLNSQVGRPVRPSRPPLPCPPRSSHVDNNSSIASQLTLTPSDTNSVVPDTPLETVTNPSAHTQCCDPLNDLCLPLTSKCAQTEQLAPVCVEAPSTTSSDVVLERPRPRPRSKLGIQRMSNEVKVQTLVKLREDGLATLAARAAGDTTNQEANQGKYLHELLEAFSSDDWGFPEQHSDGSENSQSESEEDEEDMAALKARIQAFEQQQQQPVADGNSDKELSVTKRPEPRPRPRLHPTKSAPPSIAPKPQTFSPTPKPSSQVWEDRALTSDPGVTETLKTTETAYIGVDPAAETSASSALKEATAPVPEPGKSNEKPAVAPKPQSVETIPSSSPAPVPAPRPPPPKLTPTSSTVNPKPPPRPTVAPRVSVGSPHQDKGAAAEQPGPTLPPRPSMEVSRGGSNEVQDKATSTAPALSPKPTGAPPAPPDPNPVPNKPAAFAQVTASKPSGPVVALDPGIKPVTPACGPAPALRKGPVIQTKPEATNPVNATEPPLPPRPSSGKFLPLRPPPIKSIPGRPPPPAFNSTSSPVCPASKGSPPTSTSPASQPSQTRSSSPSSTKQNQKAPKKGPPLPPRPKPGHPLYTSYAKQEVLIVLDDPTLEPSEQTSDEGKSQSTVTPLISQSQCLLDLDIQPVPLPSPDSPSKPALEDLNLSDSQSILPVDSAEQKEQPDCPTVSGPRCEALFDYEGEEDDELTFSQGDVIALLEHISEEWGRGEIHGQIGIFPLNFTKVVERLPQPVSSPEETTESTSASTELVEGSAPKTMEQPVSETEEWVVALFDFTGQTTEDLSFHKGAVIHVLEHIDAEWRRGRLEGREGLYPVAFTQPCSVQPVPHQQPLGMAKALFDFTAESDDELTLKVGDIITQVEPMDEQWVLGAVGGKHGIIPKSYISLL; the protein is encoded by the exons ATCGTCCTGACAGACGTAAGCCAGAGCAACGTCACAG CCAAGGTCCTCTCTCCTCGATCAGAGCAGTCATCAAGAGAA CCTCTAACAGGTCAACTTCTCAGTCTGAGACATCCAGagacagagatagagagagagaaagggagagagacagagacagaag ACGACCGGAGATCACCATCCTGTCTGCAGAGCCTCTGCCCTCTACAGCCTGGTTTCCTGGAGCATCTGCAGGAatcccacctccccctcctcctgctgcacagaTCTGGGGAGCCACAATCCCTCCTGCCATACAG cctcctccttcctATGAGGAGGTGATCAAAGAGAAGAGGCAGGAGCAAGCTTCTCTTCCCTCATTAGccccatcctcttcctcatcccaTCCAGGTTCTACCATAACAATTGCCACCCAAACAGACCCAGGAAGTGACCCAGGTCGTCTAAATTCACAAG TGGGACGACCAGTGAGACCATCACGGCCGCCTCTGCCTTGCCCTCCCAGATCATCTCATGTTgataacaacagcagcatcgCCAGCCAGTTGACCCTCACGCCCAGTGACACCAACAGCGTGGTACCAGACACACCCCTTGAGACGGTCACTAAcccctctgcacacacacaatgctgtgACCCCCTCAATGACCTTTGTTTACCTTTGACTTCAAAATGTGCTCAGACTGAGCAGttggctcctgtttgtgtggaaGCTCCTTCTACAACTTCATCTGATGTTGTATTGGAGCGGCCAAGGCCACGCCCTCGTTCTAAGCTTGGTATTCAGCGAATGAGCAACGAGGTCAAAGTTCAGACTTTGGTGAAATTGCGTGAGGATGGTTTAGCTACACTAGCAGCCCGTGCAGCAGGTGACACGACAAACCAAGAAGCGAATCAGGGGAAGTACCTGCATGAACTACTCGAAGCCTTCAGCTCAGACGACTGGGGCTTCCCTGAGCAGCACAGTGACGGCAGTGAgaacagccaatcagagagtgaggaagacgaggaggacatGGCAGCTCTAAAAGCAAGGATACAAGcctttgagcagcagcagcagcagccggtggcTGATGGGAACAGTGATAAAGAATTATCAGTCACAAAGAGGCCTGAACcacgtcctcgtcctcgccTTCATCCCACTAAATCTGCTCCGCCCAGCATCGCCCCAAAACCCCAAACCTTTTCTCCTACCCCCAAACCATCCAGCCAGGTGTGGGAAGATAGagccctgacctctgaccctggtGTCACTGAGACATTGAAAACAACTGAAACCGCGTATATAGGTGTagatcctgctgcagaaacatcaGCCTCTTCTGCCCTAAAAGAAGCTACTGCTCCAGTACCAGAACCCGGCAAATCTAATGAAAAACCCGCTGTAGCACCAAAGCCCCAGTCTGTAGAAACCATCCCTTCTAGTTCCCCTGCTCCTGTCCCAGCACCCCGGCCTCCACCACCCAAGCTTACTCCGACTTCCTCCACTGTCAACCCCAAACCTCCACCTAGACCAACAGTTGCCCCCAGGGTCAGCGTGGGGTCACCACACCAGGATAagggtgcagcagcagagcaaccTGGCCCCACTCTGCCCCCAAGACCCTCAATGGAGGTCAGCAGAGGTGGAAGTAATGAGGTGCAGGACAAGGCAACCAGCACTG ctccagctctgagcCCCAAACCCACTGGAGCTCCACCTGCGCCTCCAGACCCGAACCCAGTCCCAAACAAACCTGCAGCTTTTGCCCAAGTCACAGCCTCTAAACCTTCAGGACCAGTTGTTGCTCTAGACCCAGGCATCAAACCTGTAACTCCAGCGTGTGGTCCTGCTCCAGCTTTAAGGAAAGGTCCTGTGATTCAGACCAAACCTGAAGCCACAAACCCGGTGAACGCCACAGAGCCACCGCTTCCTCCTCG GCCTTCAAGTGGGAAATTCCTCCCACTTCGTCCTCCACCAATTAAGTCCATCCCTGGACGACCACCGCCTCCAGCCTTTAACTCCACTTCAAGCCCAGTTTGTCCTGCTTCCAAAGGCAGCCCTCCAACCTCGACTTCTCCAGCCAGTCAGCCTTCACAGACCAGGtcatcttcaccttcatcaACTAAGCAAAATCAGAAGGCACCAAAGAAGGGCCCCCCACTGCCCCCACGCCCTAAACCTGGACACCCGCTTTACACCAGCTACGCA aaacaggaagtcctgaTCGTTCTGGATgaccccaccctggagccatcAGAGCAAACATCAGATGAAGGAAAGAGTCAAAGCACTGTCACTCCACTCATCAGTCAATCACAGTGTCTTCTGGACCTGGACATCCAGCCAGTGCCTCTGCCCAGTCCAGACAGCCCATCCAAACCTGCCTTGGAGGATCTCAACCTGTCAGACTCCCAG TCCATCCTGCCTGTTGACTCAGCTGAGCAGAAAGAACAGCCAGACTGCCCTACTGTCAG TGGTCCTCGGTGTGAGGCCCTGTTTGACtatgagggggaggaggatgacgagCTCACCTTCTCCCAGGGCGATGTCATTGCACTTCTTGAGCACATCAGTGAAGAGTGGGGGCGGGGTGAGATCCATGGTCAAATCGGAATATTTCCTCTGAACTTCACCAAAGTGGTGGAGAGACTCCCACAGCCTGTGTCATCACCGGAGGAAACAACAGAAAGCACATCTGCTAGTACAGAGCTGGTAGAAGGTTCCG CACCAAAGACAATGGAGCAGCCAGTCTCAGAG ACAGAAGAGTGGGTGGTTGCCCTGTTCGACTTCACTGGACAGACTACAGAGGATCTGTCTTTCCACAAGGGGGCGGTGATCCATGTGTTAGAGCACATCGatgcagagtggaggagaggaaggctgGAGGGTAGAGAGGGCCTTTACCCCGTTGCCTTCACTCAGCCCTGCTCAG ttcagccagtTCCCCACCAGCAGCCACTGGGAATGGCAAAGGCTCTGTTTGACTTCACAGCAGAGAGTGATGATGAGCTCACACTAAAG GTTGGGGACATCATAACACAGGTGGAGCCGATGGATGAGCAGTGGGTTTTAGGAGCTGTGGGCGGGAAGCACGGGATTATACCGAAGAGCTACATTTCACTTCTCTGA